The following are encoded together in the Syngnathus scovelli strain Florida chromosome 12, RoL_Ssco_1.2, whole genome shotgun sequence genome:
- the zswim8 gene encoding zinc finger SWIM domain-containing protein 8 isoform X1 has protein sequence MELMFAEWEEGERFSFEDSDRFEEDSLCSFISEAESLCQNWRGWKKQSAGATSPTARATDGQVIPLVELSAKQVAFHIPFEVVEKVYPPVPEQLQLRIAYWSFPENEDDIRLYSCLANGSPDEFQRGEQLHRIRAVKDPLQIGFHLSASVVPSQSGQSRGTYNVAVMFDRCRITSCSCTCGAGAKWCAHVVALCLFRIHNASAVCLRAPVSESLSRLQRDQLQKFAQYLISELPQQILPTAQRLLDELLSSQSTAINTLCGAPDPTAGPSVSDQSTWYLDESTLSDNIKKTLHKFCGPSPVVFSDVNSMYLSSTEPPAAAEWACLLRPLRGREPEGIWNLLSIVREMFKRRDSNAAPLLEILTEQCLTYEQIISWWYSVRTSASHSSASGHTGRTNGQSDVAAHACASMCDEIVVLWKLAVLDPTISPCRRLELASHLKHRHLKVIEIVKRGQHRKSLDKLFQGFKPAVESCYFNWQMAYPLEGITSCHAEKKTANLSWPRGMQQQRAARASAAASAIREASELRGADCHSRGSARSSFQEEVVVRPKEMVLTKKKTIAVNGGGTMLVRLGGGALSLSLEDVEGKCFYKGTGSASGGKLKLMKGFGKGGILGGCQNINAKQRTSSEDSSLEPDLAELSLDDGCSLTLGAEASNTFEYIPPASMGFPSNAPLPQESSCKNGNILDRKHSSGHATVAFKETDAAVFDLSEQFEDRTQQEDSEETRDVKPVHGDQPLANSCDGSPAESLGGLEEKMRAGTDAENREAAVCGIAPKEAEASNGGLVVCEDDYQLYYLSPASEEGAYRQLVDSHEDGPDIFAGIKPLEQEERMEVLFACAESLHAHGYNNEACRLAVDLAKELLANPPDLKVEQPQTKGKKNKVSTGRQTQVATNTFSKAAFLITVLSDRPELHNLAFNTGMFSLELQRPPASTKAFEVKLAYQESDIVALLKKLPMGLPEMSLIRERAVQLRDGNYCGYRPVPPLMLASFIFDVLSAPVVSPTGCSSSSRKVSSEKPGDEELGFDAAVSALGMKTTVSEAEHPLLCEGTRRVKGDLALALMITYKDDQTKLKKILDKLLDREGQTHKPQTLSSFYSNKPAASSQRSPSKHGPSTSCGSTSFNSTSAAAAAAALARQEPADEQKSVQNSTAGRSAPNLVPGGNQSDYQSESSTFKLDNTVSSRVALGERCGYGQRCWGSPARQKKKHTGMASIDSSAPETTSDSSPTLSRRPLRGGWTATSWGRGQDSDSISSSSSDSLGSSSSSGSNRAGCGARAKSTDTSRYKGRRPECHAPHVPNQPSEAAAHFYFELAKTVLIKAGGNSSTSIFTQPSVSGVHQGPHRNLHLCAFEIGLYALGLHNFVSPNWLSRTYSSHVSWITGQAMEIGSAALNILMECWDGHLTPPEVASLADRASRARDLNMVRAAAELALSCLPHAHALNPNEIQRALVQCKEQDNTMLEKACVAVEEAAKGGGVYPEVLFEVAHQWYWLYEHSIIGGGLSQQRETLGRCGAKGCVSRRTPETSCGVGTTNAESAGVAVTAAAAIVPVISVGSNIYQSHGMSGQVMVHAHTHGLHPYATIQTHLPTVCPPLCSPQYLGHPLQHTPRPAVFPVSGGTYPQGIHPAFFGAQYPFSVATAPSPSMAASAVSFPAIPVPPMTQIAYPYHSESSLPMNSTVAGQDRLGVLFCVHLRPRTDHICHLFLVGNLHTGSTFQAIQGSSLSSQPSLLPSTSYPAEDEHLQPISQQGMHYLHSAYRVGMLALEMLGRRAHNDHPNNFSRSPPYTDDVKWLLALASRLGVNYVYQFCVGAAKGVLSPFVLQEIIMEALQRLNPAHFHTHLRTPAFHQLVQRCQHSYLQYIHHRLIHLTPADYDDFVNIIRSARAAFCLTPVGVMQLNDVLQNLKRGKQTKELWQRISMEMATFSP, from the exons ATGGAACTGATGTTTGCCGAGTGGGAAGAGGGGGAGAGGTTCTCGTTTGAAGACTCTGACCGATTTGAAGAGGACTCTTTGTGCTCTTTCATTTCTGAGGCTGAGAGCCTCTGCCAGAACTGGAGGGGATGGAAGAAGCAATCTGCTGGAGCCACATCTCCGACTGCGAGGGCTACAG atGGTCAGGTAATTCCATTGGTGGAGTTGTCAGCCAAACAAGTAGCCTTTCACATCCCatttgaggtagtggagaaggTTTACCCCCCTGTGCCAGAACAACTTCAGCTTCGAATTGCATACTGGAGCTTCCCTGAAAATGAGGACGACATCAG GTTATATTCATGCCTGGCAAACGGAAGCCCTGATGAATTTCAGCGTGGTGAGCAGTTGCACCGGATCAGAGCCGTAAAAGACCCTCTGCAAATCG GTTTCCATCTCAGTGCAAGTGTGGTGCCCAGTCAGTCCGGACAGTCTAGAGGCACCTACAACGTGGCAGTAATGTTTGATCGCTGTCGCATCACTTCCTGCAGTTGTACGTGTGGTGCTGGGGCAAAATGGTGTGCCCATGTGGTGGCACTCTGTCTGTTCAGGATTCACAAT GCTTCAGCTGTCTGTCTGAGGGCCCCGGTGTCAGAGTCTTTGTCCAGGCTTCAGAGGGATCAGCTGCAGAAATTTGCCCAGTATCTTATTAGTGAGCTACCTCAACAG ATTCTACCCACAGCCCAACGACTGCTTGATGAACTCTTATCCTCTCAGTCCACTGCAATCAACACCTTGTGTGGAGCCCCAG ACCCCACAGCTGGACCATCGGTTTCTGATCAGAGTACCTGGTATTTGGATGAATCCACTCTGAGTGACAACATCAAAAAGACACTGCATAAATTCTGCGGACCTTCACCTGTTGTCTTCAG TGACGTCAATTCCATGTACCTGTCTTCCACTGAGCCACCGGCTGCTGCCGAATGGGCCTGTCTGCTTAGACCTTTGAGAGGCCGAGAGCCAGAAGGCATTTGGAACCTTCTATCCATCGTCAGAGAAATGTTCAAGAGACGAGACAGCAACGCTGCACCGCTCCTCGAGATACTCACTGAGCAGTGCCTGACTTACGAACAG ATCATCAGTTGGTGGTATAGTGTTCGGACATCTGCATCTCACAGCAGCGCTAGTGGACACACTGGACGAACCAACGGTCAATCGGATGTCGCGGCTCATGCCTGCGCCAGCATGTGTGATGAAATCGTGGTTCTGTGGAAACTAGCAGTGCTAGACCCCACGATCAGCCCCTGCAG GCGTCTGGAACTGGCAAGTCATCTGAAGCACCGGCACCTTAAAGTTATAGAGATAGTGAAGCGTGGGCAACATCGCAAGTCCCTGGACAAGCTCTTCCAGGGCTTTAAACCTGCTGTGGAGTCGTGTTATTTCAACTGGCAAATGGCCTACCCTCTGGAAGGTATCACATCCTGTCACGCTGAAAAGAAGACAGCCAACTTGTCCTGGCCTCGCGGAATGCAGCAACAGAGAGCAGCGAGAGCCTCTGCGGCGGCATCAGCTATCAGGGAAGCTTCGGAACTAAGAGGAGCAGATTGTCATTCCAGAGGAAGCGCTCGGTCGTCGTTTCAAGAAGAGGTTGTAGTGAGGCCAAAGGAGATGGTGCTAACCAAAAAAAAGACCATTGCAGTCAACGGAGGGGGAACTATGTTGGTTCGTCTGGGAGGAGGGGCTCTCTCACTGTCTCTAGAAGATGTAGAAGGAAAGTGCTTTTACAAAGGAACAGGTAGCGCCTCCGGGGGGAAGTTGAAACTGATGAAGGGCTTTGGGAAAGGGGGGATTTTAGGGGGATGTCAAAATATCAATGCTAAACAGAGAACCAGCAGCGAGGACAGCTCTCTGGAGCCGGACCTTGCCGAACTCAGCCTTGATGATGGCTGTAGTCTGACTTTGGGGGCCGAGGCAAGCAACACGTTTGAATATATTCCTCCAGCATCGATGGGGTTTCCCTCCAACGCTCCGCTGCCCCAAGAGTCGTCGTGCAAGAATGGCAACATTTTGGATCGTAAACATAGCAGCGGTCATGCCACCGTCGCGTTCAAAGAGACCGACGCGGCTGTATTTGATCTTTCCGAGCAATTTGAGGACCGGACGCAACAGGAGGACTCGGAAGAGACCAGAGATGTCAAGCCAGTTCACGGTGACCAGCCGCTAGCCAATTCGTGCGATGGATCTCCCGCCGAGTCTCTTGGTGGGCTTGAGGAGAAAATGCGTGCTGGAACAGATGCAGAGAATAGAGAAGCCGCTGTGTGTGGAATTGCTCCAAAAGAAGCGGAAGCGTCAAATGGTGGACTGGTCGTGTGTGAAGATGACTACCAGCTTTACTACCTGAGCCCTGCTTCAGAAGAGGGAGCATACAGACAGCTGGTTGACAGCCACGAAGACGGGCCAGACATCTTTGCAGGGATCAAGCCATTAGAGCAGGAGGAACGAATGGAG GTGCTGTTTGCCTGTGCCGAGTCTCTACATGCTCACGGATATAATAACGAAGCGTGTCGACTGGCCGTGGACTTAGCAAAGGAGCTCCTCGCCAACCCTCCGGACCTAAAAGTGGAGCAGCCACAGACTAAG GGTAAGAAGAATAAAGTGTCGACAGGCCGTCAGACTCAGGTAGCCACCAACACCTTTTCAAAAGCAGCCTTCCTCATCACTGTACTCAGTGATCGGCCGGAGCTCCATAACCTGGCCTTCAACACCGGGATGTTCTCCCTGGAACTCCAGAGACCGCCAGCTTCGACAAAAGCTTTCGAG GTGAAGCTGGCTTACCAAGAGTCAGATATTGTGGCTTTGTTGAAGAAACTTCCTATGGGTCTTCCGGAAATGTCGCTCATCAGAGAGAGGGCTGTGCAACTCCGAGATGGAAACTACTGTGGTTACAGACCAGTCCCTCCTCTCATGTTGGCCAGCTTTATTTTTGATGTCCTCTCTGCCCCAG TTGTCTCTCCAACTGGCTGCAGCTCCTCCAGTCGCAAGGTCAGCAGTGAAAAGCCGGGCGATGAAGAGCTTGGCTTTGATGCAGCTGTTTCAGCACTAG GCATGAAGACCACAGTAAGTGAAGCAGAACATCCTCTGCTTTGTGAAGGAACAAGAAGGGTGAAGGGAGATCTGGCTCTGGCCCTCATGATCACCTATAAAGATGACCAGACCAAGCTCAAGAAG ATCCTTGATAAATTATTAGACAGAGAGGGTCAGACACACAAACCTCAGACCCTGAGTTCCTTCTACTCCAACAAGCCCGCAGCATCCAGCCAACGCAGCCCATCCAAACACGGCCCTTCGACTTCGTGTGGAAGCACATCTTTCAACTCCAcgtctgctgctgccgccgctgccgcatTGGCTCGCCAGGAGCCGGCGGATGAGCAGAAATCGGTGCAGAACAGCACTGCAGGACGCAGCGCTCCTAATCTTG TCCCGGGAGGCAATCAAAGTGACTATCAAAGCGAGTCAAGCACATTCAAGCTTGACAACACCGTGTCGAGCAGAGTGGCACTTGGGGAACGCTGTGGATACGGCCAACGTTGCTGGGGATCTCCTGCCCGACAGAAGAAGAAACACACTG GTATGGCAAGTATTGACAGCAGCGCTCCGGAAACGACCTCAGACAGTTCTCCCACTCTGAGCCGACGGCCATTACGAGGCGGATGGACGGCGACGTCGTGGGGTCGGGGCCAAGATAGCGACAGCATCAGTAGCTCGTCTTCAGATTCTTTGGGATCCTCCTCCTCGAGCGGATCAAATCGTGCAGGGTGCGGTGCCAGGGCCAAGAGCACGGACACCAGCAG ATACAAAGGACGTCGTCCGGAATGCCACGCGCCTCATGTCCCCAACCAGCCGTCGGAGGCCGCGGCTCACTTTTACTTTGAGTTAGCAAAGACTGTGCTCATCAAAGCTGGAGGAAACTCATCTACTTCCATTTTCACCCAGCCGTCTGTTAGCGGAGTGCATCAGGGACCTCACAGAAACCTTCATCTGTGCGCCTTTGAGATTGGCCTATATGCCCTCGGCCTCCACAACTTTGTCTCTCCCAACTGGCTGTCCAGAACCTACTCATCACATGTGTCCTGGATTACTG GACAAGCTATGGAGATTGGTAGTGCTGCCCTCAACATTTTGATGGAGTGTTGGGATGGTCACCTCACACCGCCAGAAGTGGCGTCATTGGCCGATCGGGCCTCACGGGCGAGGGACCTCAATATGGTCCGTGCAGCTGCTGAACTGGCTCTCAGCTGCCTGCCTCATGCACACGCTCTGAACCCGAATGAGATCCAGAGAGCCTTGGTGCAGTGCAAAGAACAG GACAACACGATGCTAGAAAAAGCCTGTGTAGCTGTCGAAGAAGCAGCTAAAGGTGGAGGTGTTTATCCTGAGGTATTGTTTGAGGTGGCGCATCAGTGGTACTGGCTGTATGAGCATTCGATCATAGGAGGAGGCTTAAGTCAACAAAGAGAGACTTTGGGGCGATGTGGGGCCAAGGGATGTGTAAGCAGAAGGACCCCAGAGACCAGCTGCGGGGTGGGAACGACCAACGCGGAGTCGGCCGGAGTAGCAGTTACGGCGGCGGCAGCTATTGTACCAGTTATCTCTGTGGGTTCCAACATATATCAGTCCCACGGCATGTCAGGGCAGGTTATGGTCCATGCTCATACACATGGCCTTCACCCCTACGCCACCATACAGACCCATCTGCCCACAGTTTGTCCCCCCCTTTGTTCCCCCCAATACTTGGGTCATCCTCTTCAGCACACACCAAGACCGGCTGTCTTTCCTGTGTCTGGAGGTACATACCCACAG GGTATCCACCCAGCCTTTTTTGGTGCCCAGTACCCTTTTTCTGTGGCTACTGCTCCCTCGCCTTCCATGGCAGCAAGTGCCGTGAGCTTCCCTGCAATCCCCGTGCCGCCCATGACTCAGATTGCCTATCCCTATCATTCGGAGAGCAGTCTACCAATGAACTCGACTGTAGCAGGTCAGGACCGGCTGGGTGTGCTTTTTTGTGTACATTTGAGACCAAGAACTGACCACATCTGTCATCTTTTTTTAGTTGGCAATCTCCATACCGGCTCCACCTTTCAGGCTATCCAGGGTTCCTCGCTTTCCTCCCAGCCGAGTCTATTGCCGAGCACTTCCTACCCTGCAGAGGATGAACACCTTCAGCCAATCAGTCAACAGGGCATGCACTATCTCCATTCCGCCTATAGAGTTG GTATGCTAGCGTTGGAGATGCTGGGAAGGAGAGCTCATAATGATCACCCAAACAACTTTTCCCGAAGCCCACCTTACACAGACGACGTCAAATGGCTTTTGGCACTTGCTTCAAGACTCG GAGTCAACTATGTGTACCAATTCTGCGTGGGAGCGGCTAAAGGTGTGCTGAGTCCATTTGTTCTGCAGGAGATCATAATGGAGGCACTTCAGAGGCTGAATCCTGCTCACTTTCACACCCACCTCAGAACTCCTGCCTTCCACCAGCTTGTTCAGCGCTGCCAACATTCCTACCTGCAG TATATCCATCACAGGCTCATTCACTTGACACCCGCCGACTACGATGACTTTGTCAACATCATCCGCAGCGCCAGAGCCGCTTTCTGTCTCACACCCGTGGGTGTCATGCAGTTAAACGATGTGCTTCAGAACCTGAAGAGAGGCAAACAGACTAAGGAGCTATGGCAGCGCATTTCCATGGAGATGGCAACGTTTTCACCTTGA